The nucleotide sequence GTCGTGGATTCCGATGGCCTGGTGCGGGTGGTGCTCTGTGCCCGTGACCCCGGGGTAGCGAATTGGCTCGACACCGCCGGCTTCAGCAACGGGCCGATCATCCTGCGTTGCGTGCGCACCAAGACCGCGCCCACCCCGTCGACGCGGGTGGTGGCCTTCGATCACATAGCCGCCGAATTACCATCGGACACAGCCAAAGTCACACCTATCGAAAGGGCATCCATTCTCGCGGCACGCCGCCGCGCCGTGCGGGAAAGGTTCGGACGATGACGTTCGCCGCCGATGAGCTGGAGGAAGGTGCCTGCGCCGCAACGGGTCTGGACGATTTCGGCTCGCCGTACTATCGCGAGGGCCTCGAACGCATCGTCGAGGCACTCAACACCGAGGCGGACCTCAACGAGATGGGGCGGGTCATTCAGCACGCGACCATCAGCAACGCCCTGATACAGCGCCTCAAGATTGAGGACACCTACCGCCAGCACCCGGAGATCGACGACGAGGAGGTGGGCGGACCCGTCTTCGTGATCGGCCTGCCCCGGACCGGGACAACGGCGTTGAGTCAACTGGTGGCCGCCGACCCGCAGTTCCGCTCCCTGCGCACCTGGGAATCGCAGGCGCCCACGCCGCCGCCGGAAGCCGCCACCCAGCACACCGATCCGCGGATCGCGCAGGCCGAGGCCGGCCTGAAGATGCTCGACGAGATGTTCCCGCTGATGAAGACGATGCACAATGCCGAGGCGACGTCGGCCACCGAATGCCAGGACCTGATGGGCATGAGTTTCCGGACCTTCCATTTCGACGGGGTGGTCCGCGCGCCCGCCTACCTGGCGTGGCTGATGGCATGCGACATGCGCGAGACCTATACGTTTCACCGGCGAGTGCTCAGGCTGCTGCAATGGCATTGCCCGCCGGTGCTGTGGCACCTCAAGACGCCCGTGCACATGTTTTCCCTCGACGCGCTGGTCGAGGCCTATCCCCACGCCAAGTTCCTGTGGAGTCATCGCGATCCGGCCAAGGTGATGGGCTCGGTGTGCAGCCTGATCCGATACGTGCGCAGCTGGAGCAGCGACCGTGACGACGCCAAGGAACTCGGCGCCGAGCAGCTGGACAGCTGGACCGAAGCCGTCCGGCGGGCAATGGATTTCCGCCGCCGGTTCGGTGACGACCGGTTCGTTGACGTGTCCTTCGCCGATCTGCAGACCGACCCGGTGGCCACGCTGCAAGCCAGCTACGAGTCGCTGGGTTTGACCTTCACCGACGACAGCCTGCGGGCGGTCACGCGGTGGGCGCGCGGGCACAAACCCGGCTCCCGCGGCACGCACGACTACGACCTGGCCGACTACGGCCTCACCCCCGAAGGCGTGCGCGAGCGGTTCGCGGACTACCTGGCCACCTACGACGCCACCGCCTGACGTGAGCGCACCCCGCACCCGGCGACGCGAGAAGCTCAGCCCGGACCCGGCCATGCGTCGCGAGATTCTCGCCGCCGCGTCAACAGTGTTGCGCGAGCACGGCGTCGGCGGCCTCGGCATCGCGGCGGTGCTGGACCGAGCGGGGCTGAGCACGCGCGCGTTCTATCGCCATTTCGGCTCCAAGGAAGAACTCGTTGCCGCGGTCTTCTTGGAGAGTGCGCGCGCCGAAACGCGGCGGCTGCGCCGCCGGATGGCCGCTGCCACAACGGAAATCGAGGCGGTGACCGCGTGGATCGACGGCCGGTTGGACTTGGCGTTCGACGACAGCATCGGATCCGATCTGCGCCGCCTGTCCTTGGAAGCGCAATCGCAATCTCCCGGCCTGGTTCAGCCCGCCTACGCCGAGATGCTCAAGCCGCTGCGCGACGCACTTCAGCGCGGCCGGCAGGCCGGGGTGTTCCACAACATCGACCCGGCGAGCGACGCCCAGTTCATCCACGGCGTGGTGTGGGCAGGCATCAACGAGCACTGGGCGACCGGTGCTTGCGACCGCGTTGAGCTGCGCGAGCGGATTCTGATTTTCTGTCTGCGCGGTTTGGGTGTGACGCGCTTGAGCGAAGGAGACTAGCGATGGATCTGGGTTTCGGTGGATCGACGGCCGTGGTCACCGGCGGCAGCAAGGGGATGGGGTTGGCCGTTGCGGAAACCCTTGCCGCTGAAGGGGCCAGCGTGGCGGTGATGGCCAGGGGCCGCGACGCGCTCGATGCCGCCGTGATTGCGCTGCGCGAGGCCGGCGCACCGGACGCCGTGGGTATCAGCGTCGACATGGCTGATGCGCGGTCCATCGCCCACGGGTTCGCCGAGGTGGCCGAGCGGTGGGGCCGGCTCAATTGCCTGGTCCACACGATCGGGCCCGGTGACGGCTATTTCGAGCAGCTGGACGACGCCGGGTGGGACGAAACCTTCGCGCTCGGCACGATGTCGGGGGTCCGCGCGATCCGCGGTGCGTTGCCGCTGCTGCGCTCGGCGGACTGGGCCCGCATCGTGACCTTCGCCGCACACTCGATTCAGCGCCAGAACCCGCGGATCGTCGCCTACACCGCATCGAAGGCCGCCCTGGCCAGCATCACCAAAAATCTGTCCAAAAGCCTTGCCGCCGAAGGTATCCTGGTGAACTGCGTCTGCCCCGGCACGATCGTCACCGCCAGCTTCACCGAAAACCTCAAAGACGTCCTCGCCGCCGATGGTCTCGACGCCACCAACCCCGTCGACGTCATGACCTGGATCGACAAATACTTTCACCAGCCCTGCGACCTCGGCCGCGCCGGACTGCCCGAAGAGGTCGCCTCCCTCACCGCGTACCTGGCGTCGCGCGCCAACGGGTATGTCACCGGGGCCACCGTCAACGTGGACGGCGGCTCGGACTTCGTGTAGCGCGCCACTGCCCGCGAGGCAACCTAACCCTCCAGGTCGCCTTCGGTTTCCAGCAGCGCCTGGCGCAGCCCGTCCAGGGTGCCCGGTTCCGGCTCGGCCCACATGCCACGGCCCGCGGCCTCCAACAGCCGTTCGGCCATGCCGTGCAGCGCCCACGGATTCGACTCAGCCATGAACTTTCGGTTCTCCGGGTCTAAAACGTAACGCTCGGTGAGTTGTTCGTACATCCAGTCGGCCATCACCCCGGCGGTGGCGTCGTATCCGAAGAGATAGTCGACGGTTGCCGCCATTTCGAAGGCGCCCTTGTAGCCGTGTCGGCGCATCGCGGCCATCCAACGCGGGTTGACCACGCGGGCGCGGAACACCCGGGTGGTCTCCTCGGACAGCGTGCGGGTGCGAATCGCGTCGGGCCTGGTGTTGTCGCCGATGTAAGCCGCGGGCGCCTGGCCGGTGAGTGCCCGCACGGTGGCCACCATGCCGCCGTGATATTGGAAGTAGTCGTCGGAGTCGGCGATATCGTGCTCGCGGGTATCGGTGTTCTTGGCGGCCACCGCGATGCGCCGGTACTGGCGATTCATGTCGTCGACCGCCTCGCGGCCGTCCAGGCCGCGCCCGTAGGCGAATCCGCCCCAGGCGGTGTACACCTCGGCGAGATCAGCGTCGCCGCGCCAGTTGCGGCTGTCGATAAGCTGCAACAGCCCGGCGCCGTAGGTGCCGGGCTTGGAGCCGAAAATCCTTGTGGTAGAACGCCGTACGTCGCCGTGCTGGGCCAGGTCGGCCTGGGCGTGCGCGCGCACGTAGTTCTGCCCGGTGGGCTCGTCGAGCTCGGCGACCAGCCGCACCGCGTCGTCGAGCATGGTCACCAGATGCGGGAAGGCGTCCCGGAAGAAGCCGGAGATGCGCACCGTCACGTCGATCCGCGGTCGTCCGAGCTCGTCCAGCGGGATCGGCATCACGCCGACGATCCGCCGCGACGCGTCATCCCAGACCGGCCGAACACCCAGCAGCGCAAGCACTTCGGCGATGTCATCGCCGGCGGTGCGCATGGCGGAGGTGCCCCACACCGACAGACCCACCGACTGCGGCCACTGCCCGTGGTCGGTCCGGTAGCGCTCCAGCAGCGAGTCCGCCAGCGCCACACCGGCTTCCCACGCCAGCCGCGAAGGGATCGCCTTGGGGTCCACGGAGTAGAAGTTGCGCCCGGTGGGCAACACGTTGACCAGGCCCCGCAACGGCGAACCGGAAGGCCCGGACGGGATGAAATGACCGTCCAACGCCCGCAGCACCTGCTCGATTTCGGACGCCGTGCCGGCCAGCCGCGGCACCACCTCGGTGGCCGCGAACCGCAACACCGCCGCGACGTCGGAGTTGTCGGTGAGCCGCTCGACCGCGTCCGGGTCCCAGCCGCTGGCCTGCAGCGCCGAAACCAGCTCCCGCGCGGCGGCCTCGGCCCGGTCGACCGAAGACCGCTCGTCGCTGCCGTCCTCGGCCAAACCGAGCGCCTGCCGCAGGCCGGGCAGGACATGCTCGCCGCCGAACAACTGGCGGGCCCGCAGGATGGCCAGCACCAGGTCGAGTTCGGCTTCGCCCGTTGGCCTTTGGCCGAGGATGTGCAGGCCGTCGCGGATCTGGACATCCTTGATCTCGCACAGCCAGCCGTCGATGTGCAGGATCATGTCGTCGAACGAGTCCTCTTCCGGCCGCTCGGTCAGCCCCAGGTCGTGGTCCATCTTGGCGGCCCGGATCAGCGTCCAGATCTGCTGGCGGATGGCGGGCAGCTTGCCGGGATCCAGCGCAGCGACGTTGGCGTGCTCGTCCAGCAGCTGCTCCAAACGGGCGATGTCGCCGTAGGTTTCGGCGCGCGCCATCGGCGGGATCAGGTGGTCGACCAGCACGGCGTGCGCCCGCCGCTTGGCCTGGGTGCCCTCGCCGGGGTCGTTGACCAAAAACGGGTAGACCAGCGGAAGGTTGCCCAGCGCCGCGTCGGATCCGCAGGCCGCCGACATGCCCAGCGTCTTGCCCGGCAACCACTCCAGGTTGCCGTGCTTGCCCAGGTGTACGACGGCGTGCGCGCCAAAGCCGGCATCCAGCCAGTGGTAGGCGGCCAGGTAATGGTGGCTGGGTGGCAGGTCCGGGTCGTGGTAGATGGCGACCGGGTTCTCCCCGAAGCCGCGGGGCGGCTGAACCAGCAGCACCAGGTTGCCGGCTTGCATTGCGGCGATGACGATCTCGCCGTCGGGATCGTTGGTGCGGTCGACGAACAGCTCTCCGGGAGGCGGGCCCCAGTGCTCGGTCACCGCATCAGTGAGCTCGGCGGGAAGGGTGGCGAACCACTCGCCATAATCCTTGGCGGACACCCGGATCGGATTGCCGGCCAGCTGCGTATCGGTCAGCCAGTCGGGGTCTTGCCCGCCGCGTTCAATCAAGGCATGGATCAGCGCGTCCCCATCATTGGACTCAACGCCGGGAAGCTCGCCGATTCGATACCCGTCCTCGCGCATGGCCCGCAGCAGCGCCACCGCGCTGGCCGGGGTGTCCAAACCAACGGCGTTGCCGATGCGCGCGTGCTTGGTCGGGTAAGCGGACAACACCAGGGCCACCCGCTTGTCGGCGGGCGCGACGTGCCGCAGCCGCGCGTGCCGGACCGCCAGCCCCGCGACCCGCGCGCAGCGCTCCGCGTCGGCGACATAGGAGATCAAGCCGTCGTCGTCAATCTCTTTGAACGAGAACGGAACTGTGATGATGCGGCCGTCGAACTCGGGTACGGCGACCTGACTGGCCACGTCAAGCGGGCTGAGGCCGTCGTCGTTGTCGCTCCACTGGCTGCGGGCGCTGGTCAGACACAAACCCTGCAGGATCGGAATGTCCAGGGCGGCAAGGTGTTCGACGTTCCAGCCGTCGTCGGAACCACCGGCCGCCGCTTCGGCGGGCTTCAGTCCCCCGGCGGCCAGCACGGTGACCACCATCGCGTCGGCGTCACCGAGCCGGCCCAGCAGCTCGGGTTCGGCGGTGCGCAGCGACGCGCAGTAGACGGGCAGCGGCCGCGCCCCCGCATCCTCGATGGCCCGGCACAGCGATTCGACATAGGCGGTGTTGCCGGCCAGGTGCTGCGCGCGGTAGTACAGCACGGCGATCGTCGGGCCGGTGGCGCCGGTCTCGGGCCGCTCCAGCACGCCCCAGGTGGGGGTCACCACGGGCGCGGTGAACCCGAAGCCGGTCATCAGCACGGTGTCGGTCAAGAAGGCGTGCAGCTGACGCAGGTTGTCCACGCCCCCGTGCGCCAGATAAATGTGCGCCTGCACCGCGATGCCCGCCGCCACCGTGGACAGGCCGGTCAGTTCGGCGTCGGCCGCCTGCTCGCCACTGACCAGCACGGTCGGGATACCCCGGGCGATCACCGCGTCGATGCCGCTTTGCCAGGCGCGGTAGCCGCCCAGGATCCGGACCACCACGATCGCCGCATCGGCGAGCAGGTCGGGCAGCTCCGCCTCGGACAGCCGCGACGGGTTGGCCCACCGATAGTTCTTGCCGCTGGATCGGGCGCTGATCAGGTCGGTGTCGGACGTCGACAGCAGCAGGACGGTCGGCTCAGCCACTCGTCATTCGTACCGTAGCGCCGCGGCGATCCGAGCGGCGACCTCGGCGGCCACCCCCAGCGCCGGCCCGCCCGTCGCCGGCGCGTAGCGGTCGGCGACCGGGTCGTACTCGGCCCCGACGATCGAGCCGTGATCGGCCGCCAACTCCACCAACTTCACCGGCCAGCCGGCCTGTTCGAGGTCGGCGGCGAACGTCTGGCTGGCTTGCACCGGCACCGCGTCGTCGGCGAGACCGTGCAGCAACGTGAACGGTGAACCCACGCCGTCGCTCGGTGGACCGACCGTCGGCCGCCGACCGGAGATCGGATCGGGGTAGGTGAAAGCGCCGGCCAGGCAGATCGTCTGGGTGACGGTCACGTCGAAGCGCGCGGCGTCGAGCGTCAGACCCGCCGCGGCGGCACCTCCCAGCGACCAGCCGATGAGCACGATGCCATCGGCGCCGTTCACGCAATCCCGGGTGAAATCGACCGATTGCAACAGCTCCGCACGCCCGCCGTCGCGGGCATGCGAGTTCCAATCCGGCGCCACGACCGTCGCACCGTGGCCCGCGAGAAGGCCGGCGAGCGGCCCGACGGCGGCACGGGCATCAGCCTGCATGCCGTGCCACAGCAGGATCGGCGGTTGCCCGGGTCGGACGGCATCGCCAAAGACATCGGCCAAACGCCCTGGGGCGTACTCCATCGTCCGCACGGGAACCAGCATGCCCGACGGTGACACAATGAAACCCATGTCTGTGTCGGGACAAACCATCGCCGTCACCGGTGGGGCGCGCGGAATCGGCCTTGCCATCGCGACTGCCGTGCAGGGTTTGGGAGCGAAGGTCGCGATCGGCGACATCGACGAATCCGCCGTCCGGGAGGCCGGCAGCCGGTTGGGGCTCGAGTTCAGCGCCGCCTTGGATGTGACGGATCGCCGATCGTTCACCGACTTCCTCGACAGCGTCGAAAACCAACTCGGACCGATCGACGTATTGGTCAACAACGCCGGCGTCATCTCGGTCGGCAGCGCGGTCGACGAGGACGACGCGGTGTCGAGGCGGGTGCTCGAGGTCAACATCTGGGGCGTCATCCTGGGTACCAAGCTCGGCGCGCAGCGGATGTTGGCCCGCGGTCGCGGTCACGTGATCAACATCGGATCAGTAGCCAGCGTGCTACCGGCCGCGGGCCTGGCAACCTACGGCGCGACCAAACACGCCGTGCTCGGGTACACCGACACCGTTCGCCGGGAAAACCGTGGCCGCGGCGTGCACTTCTCGGTGATCATGCCGACGCTGACGAACACCGAGATGATCGCCGGTTTCGGCCATTCCAGGGGCTTCAAGAATGCCGAGCCGCACGACGTGGCCAAAGCGGTGGTCCGCGTGATCGCCAGACCGAGGCCCCGTGTTTTCGTTCCGCGTTCGATCGGCGTCGCCATCTCGGCACAGCGTCTCATGCCGCGACGCGTATCGGAGGCGCTCGCACAGGCACTGGGGACGGACCGCGTGTGTACCACCGACCTGGAAGCCGACAAGCGCGCGGCCTACGCGCGGCGCACCGGGACCTCCTGACTTTGTATCCGGCACGTTTCACGCGCGTGTCAAACTGATTGCACCGCAGGTCATCTCGAGCGGAGTCATATCAAACTCATACCGCATCGGCGCCACCGCCTTGCTACCTTGAGGTCGGCCGTTCAGCCGCCCCTTGGAGGTTAAGTGAAATCCCCATACATGGCCGCGCCGCTCTTCGCCGTCGCCGCCATGCTCGCTCCCGCGATGGCTCATGCCGACCCCCAAGACGACTTCGTCAGCCGCAACGGCAAGGCGGTATGCGCGGCGCTCGACAAGGTCCAGACCGGGGGCGATATTTTCCGGCTCTCGCTCACCATCGCGCATGCCGGCGGATTCAGTCTCAAGGACGCCGCGAGTGTCATCGCCCGGTCGGCCATCGCCGACTGTCCGTGGGAAGAGCCAAAATTGAGACACGCGGGCAACTCGGCGGGCGGCGCGGCGACGGCCCCGGCCTAGACGGCGTCGGCTGGGCGGTCTAACTCGCCTCGACGGAAACCTGCTTCGCGTCGAGTGCCTCAATGTTGTTATCCGACACAGGAATTGCTATTCCAGGTGCACTGCGCGACGAGTTGGTGCGCATGACTCGCATGACGCGAAGCAGGATGGACGGGCGCAGCAGCCGAGCCGGTGGGTCGACCATCGCCGTGATCCTCATGAACTGCGCGGCCACGACGGGGTCGACCTCGGTGGCGGTCAGCACGTGTTCCAACAACGCGTTGGTGATGCGCATCGAAACCGGCCGCGATCCCACCACTTCCGGGAGGGCCAAGTCGGAGCCGACGGCGGTCTGCCAGGCCACCTGGATCTTCTTGGCGCTCGAGCGGAAAAAGCGCCGAGGCAGGCCGCGTTTCCCGCGATGCAGGCATTCGCTCAGCACGGTCGCCTCGATCGCCGCCACGGTCATGCCCTGTCCGTAGACGGGGTTGAAGCTGCACACCGCGTCTCCCATCACGAGCAGACCGTCGGGTGTGCGCCGCATCTTGTCGTAGCGGCGCCAGCGGTTCGACGGAACGCGATGATGAACGACCTCGCCGAGCGGTTCGGCCTCGCGAAGCGCGTCCAGCACATGCGTGGGAACGAAATCTGCTGCGAATTCCAGCATCTCGGCGCGCCGGCGCGGTGGCTCGGCGCCCGCCATGGTTCCGATGGCCACCATCCAGGTGTCGTCCTCGTTGCGGACCAGTCCGAACATCGTGGGCCGTCCCGGCTCTGGGAACAGGCCGATCAGGTGCTCCGTGACGGAGCCCGGTTTAAGGCGCACGGACTGGCAGGCGTAAGCCAGCTGCACCGTCAGCTCATCCTCGGGGGGACGGCCAAAGCCGAGCTCCTCGAGGAAGACCGGCGTCCGCGACCCCCGACCGGTCGCGTCGACCACGAGATCGGCGGACAGGGTCGCCGCGCGATCGGCGGCGCGGTCCACGACTTTGACCCCGGTGACCCGGTCGTGGTTCGGCGTCGCCCTCAGGCCCACCACGTCATGGGCTTCCAGGAATCGCACATTGGCGATCGCCTGCACGCGCCGGCGCACGGTGCTTTCGAGCAGCGGACGGCTCGGGAACAGGATCACCGGCGCGTTCGGTGCCCGACCGGAACGCACCGTCTGATGACCCCCGACAGACAGCCAGAGCCTTGACAGGTCCCCGTCCCAGCTCTCGACGCCCATGGCCGTGAGTTCATCCACGAACCCAGGGAAGAGTTCGTCGAGGACCTGCGTGCACCGCGCGAGCACGGCGTGGATCAGCCTGCCCTGCGGGACGCCCCGCCGGTTGACCGGGCCGACGGGCAGCGTGTCGCGCTCGACCACCGTCACCCGGTCGTAGAAGTCGGCCAGCACGCGGGCCGCCAACAGGCCGCCCATGCTGGCGCCGAGCACCACCGCGTGACCGCCGCGCCTGTCCATAAAGCACTCCTAACCTCGGTGAAGATGACTGGTCGCAGTCTCACGCGCGGCGGAGGTGGGCAAGTAGCGTAGG is from Mycobacterium conspicuum and encodes:
- a CDS encoding sulfotransferase family protein, with amino-acid sequence MTFAADELEEGACAATGLDDFGSPYYREGLERIVEALNTEADLNEMGRVIQHATISNALIQRLKIEDTYRQHPEIDDEEVGGPVFVIGLPRTGTTALSQLVAADPQFRSLRTWESQAPTPPPEAATQHTDPRIAQAEAGLKMLDEMFPLMKTMHNAEATSATECQDLMGMSFRTFHFDGVVRAPAYLAWLMACDMRETYTFHRRVLRLLQWHCPPVLWHLKTPVHMFSLDALVEAYPHAKFLWSHRDPAKVMGSVCSLIRYVRSWSSDRDDAKELGAEQLDSWTEAVRRAMDFRRRFGDDRFVDVSFADLQTDPVATLQASYESLGLTFTDDSLRAVTRWARGHKPGSRGTHDYDLADYGLTPEGVRERFADYLATYDATA
- a CDS encoding TetR/AcrR family transcriptional regulator yields the protein MSAPRTRRREKLSPDPAMRREILAAASTVLREHGVGGLGIAAVLDRAGLSTRAFYRHFGSKEELVAAVFLESARAETRRLRRRMAAATTEIEAVTAWIDGRLDLAFDDSIGSDLRRLSLEAQSQSPGLVQPAYAEMLKPLRDALQRGRQAGVFHNIDPASDAQFIHGVVWAGINEHWATGACDRVELRERILIFCLRGLGVTRLSEGD
- a CDS encoding SDR family NAD(P)-dependent oxidoreductase, whose protein sequence is MDLGFGGSTAVVTGGSKGMGLAVAETLAAEGASVAVMARGRDALDAAVIALREAGAPDAVGISVDMADARSIAHGFAEVAERWGRLNCLVHTIGPGDGYFEQLDDAGWDETFALGTMSGVRAIRGALPLLRSADWARIVTFAAHSIQRQNPRIVAYTASKAALASITKNLSKSLAAEGILVNCVCPGTIVTASFTENLKDVLAADGLDATNPVDVMTWIDKYFHQPCDLGRAGLPEEVASLTAYLASRANGYVTGATVNVDGGSDFV
- the cobN gene encoding cobaltochelatase subunit CobN, whose translation is MAEPTVLLLSTSDTDLISARSSGKNYRWANPSRLSEAELPDLLADAAIVVVRILGGYRAWQSGIDAVIARGIPTVLVSGEQAADAELTGLSTVAAGIAVQAHIYLAHGGVDNLRQLHAFLTDTVLMTGFGFTAPVVTPTWGVLERPETGATGPTIAVLYYRAQHLAGNTAYVESLCRAIEDAGARPLPVYCASLRTAEPELLGRLGDADAMVVTVLAAGGLKPAEAAAGGSDDGWNVEHLAALDIPILQGLCLTSARSQWSDNDDGLSPLDVASQVAVPEFDGRIITVPFSFKEIDDDGLISYVADAERCARVAGLAVRHARLRHVAPADKRVALVLSAYPTKHARIGNAVGLDTPASAVALLRAMREDGYRIGELPGVESNDGDALIHALIERGGQDPDWLTDTQLAGNPIRVSAKDYGEWFATLPAELTDAVTEHWGPPPGELFVDRTNDPDGEIVIAAMQAGNLVLLVQPPRGFGENPVAIYHDPDLPPSHHYLAAYHWLDAGFGAHAVVHLGKHGNLEWLPGKTLGMSAACGSDAALGNLPLVYPFLVNDPGEGTQAKRRAHAVLVDHLIPPMARAETYGDIARLEQLLDEHANVAALDPGKLPAIRQQIWTLIRAAKMDHDLGLTERPEEDSFDDMILHIDGWLCEIKDVQIRDGLHILGQRPTGEAELDLVLAILRARQLFGGEHVLPGLRQALGLAEDGSDERSSVDRAEAAARELVSALQASGWDPDAVERLTDNSDVAAVLRFAATEVVPRLAGTASEIEQVLRALDGHFIPSGPSGSPLRGLVNVLPTGRNFYSVDPKAIPSRLAWEAGVALADSLLERYRTDHGQWPQSVGLSVWGTSAMRTAGDDIAEVLALLGVRPVWDDASRRIVGVMPIPLDELGRPRIDVTVRISGFFRDAFPHLVTMLDDAVRLVAELDEPTGQNYVRAHAQADLAQHGDVRRSTTRIFGSKPGTYGAGLLQLIDSRNWRGDADLAEVYTAWGGFAYGRGLDGREAVDDMNRQYRRIAVAAKNTDTREHDIADSDDYFQYHGGMVATVRALTGQAPAAYIGDNTRPDAIRTRTLSEETTRVFRARVVNPRWMAAMRRHGYKGAFEMAATVDYLFGYDATAGVMADWMYEQLTERYVLDPENRKFMAESNPWALHGMAERLLEAAGRGMWAEPEPGTLDGLRQALLETEGDLEG
- a CDS encoding alpha/beta hydrolase, which encodes MRTMEYAPGRLADVFGDAVRPGQPPILLWHGMQADARAAVGPLAGLLAGHGATVVAPDWNSHARDGGRAELLQSVDFTRDCVNGADGIVLIGWSLGGAAAAGLTLDAARFDVTVTQTICLAGAFTYPDPISGRRPTVGPPSDGVGSPFTLLHGLADDAVPVQASQTFAADLEQAGWPVKLVELAADHGSIVGAEYDPVADRYAPATGGPALGVAAEVAARIAAALRYE
- a CDS encoding SDR family oxidoreductase; the protein is MPDGDTMKPMSVSGQTIAVTGGARGIGLAIATAVQGLGAKVAIGDIDESAVREAGSRLGLEFSAALDVTDRRSFTDFLDSVENQLGPIDVLVNNAGVISVGSAVDEDDAVSRRVLEVNIWGVILGTKLGAQRMLARGRGHVINIGSVASVLPAAGLATYGATKHAVLGYTDTVRRENRGRGVHFSVIMPTLTNTEMIAGFGHSRGFKNAEPHDVAKAVVRVIARPRPRVFVPRSIGVAISAQRLMPRRVSEALAQALGTDRVCTTDLEADKRAAYARRTGTS
- a CDS encoding FAD-dependent oxidoreductase; protein product: MDRRGGHAVVLGASMGGLLAARVLADFYDRVTVVERDTLPVGPVNRRGVPQGRLIHAVLARCTQVLDELFPGFVDELTAMGVESWDGDLSRLWLSVGGHQTVRSGRAPNAPVILFPSRPLLESTVRRRVQAIANVRFLEAHDVVGLRATPNHDRVTGVKVVDRAADRAATLSADLVVDATGRGSRTPVFLEELGFGRPPEDELTVQLAYACQSVRLKPGSVTEHLIGLFPEPGRPTMFGLVRNEDDTWMVAIGTMAGAEPPRRRAEMLEFAADFVPTHVLDALREAEPLGEVVHHRVPSNRWRRYDKMRRTPDGLLVMGDAVCSFNPVYGQGMTVAAIEATVLSECLHRGKRGLPRRFFRSSAKKIQVAWQTAVGSDLALPEVVGSRPVSMRITNALLEHVLTATEVDPVVAAQFMRITAMVDPPARLLRPSILLRVMRVMRTNSSRSAPGIAIPVSDNNIEALDAKQVSVEAS